The nucleotide sequence TCTTCTGCCTGATGGTGATGAGCATCGACCGGTACCTGGCCGTGGTGCATCCGATCAAGTCCACGAAGTGGCGCAAACCTCGAATGGCCAAGACAATCAACTTAGCAGTGTGGGGGGTGTCGCTGTTGGTTAACATTCCCATCGTCATCTACAGTGGCATCATCACAAAGCACAACGGCTGCTTCTGCACCATCGTGTGGCCTGAGCCTCAAGAGGCCTACTACACAGCTTTCATGTTCTACACCTTCATCCTGGGCTTCTTCCTGCCGCTCATGGTCATCTGCCTCTGCTActtgttcatcatcatcaaggtGAAGTCGTCAGGCATCCGCGTGGGCTCCTCCAAGAGGAAGCGCTCCGAGCGGAAGGTGACTCGCATGGTGTCCATCGTGGTGGCGGTGTTCGTCTTCTGCTGGCTGCCCTTCTACATCTTCAACGTCACCTCAGTAACAGGCACCATCAGCACCACCCCCATCCTGAGGAGCACGTTTGCTTTCGTGGTGGTGCTAGGGTACGCCAACAGCTGCGCCAACCCCATCCTCTACGCGTTCCTCTCGGAGAATTTCAAGAAAAGTTTCCAGAATGTGCTCTGCCTTAAGAAGGTGGGAGGGCTGGATGAGGTCGATCGCAGCGATAGCCGGCAGGATAAATCTCGCATGATGAACGACCCGACGGAGACGCAGAGTACGCTGCTGAACGGCGACCTGCAGACCAGCATCTGAGAGGAAGGACACGCAGacagccctctctctctgtggaagTGGAAACAGTCCCTCTAAGATCACACCAGAGGGGACATCATTGAATATTAAACGA is from Paralichthys olivaceus isolate ysfri-2021 chromosome 5, ASM2471397v2, whole genome shotgun sequence and encodes:
- the LOC109638692 gene encoding somatostatin receptor type 2-like; amino-acid sequence: MDSLIFASSPPNLSDHLMYDSFMQGNESELHGNYTDHSFNQISTVIITCLYFLVCTVGLCGNALVIYVILRYAKMKTVTNIYILNLAVADVLFMLGLPFIAIQLALVHWPFGPVLCRVVMTVDSLNQFTSIFCLMVMSIDRYLAVVHPIKSTKWRKPRMAKTINLAVWGVSLLVNIPIVIYSGIITKHNGCFCTIVWPEPQEAYYTAFMFYTFILGFFLPLMVICLCYLFIIIKVKSSGIRVGSSKRKRSERKVTRMVSIVVAVFVFCWLPFYIFNVTSVTGTISTTPILRSTFAFVVVLGYANSCANPILYAFLSENFKKSFQNVLCLKKVGGLDEVDRSDSRQDKSRMMNDPTETQSTLLNGDLQTSI